A DNA window from Brassica napus cultivar Da-Ae chromosome C1, Da-Ae, whole genome shotgun sequence contains the following coding sequences:
- the LOC106432648 gene encoding uncharacterized protein LOC106432648, with protein MDSTSAADNIREDAVSKVLGKDKPGRVRGFGRGITANKLAYLQFRDAKIAEMKSEIEDLKGMVRELAEKKKSNVDAETSESSGGFKEGVRVQILDWIESEDVVVGEGEFCSAEPKYKIGRIPIGPNAVAIVVKYALSASASLWRPTTDVLTLDEAVGYKISWPMDKVILDKDPNCSEDLSMQSKEGEYRRCKIYDWTNDEDEVIAEGLVCSSKSKDMVNNIPLGPNAVSVEVVKVFNDQAYLWRPTADMFLIGDALSEKIAWPVLKVEVMPTPATEVTPTKCAGKKIASPSKPAKKKAVSPGSTSSTRSPKQKCTLLDCNNSGRKVAEGRVASTDPNELCHFVPLGPNASKVWIDVAKIGDAKVWRPNSEIEYISDAMGSVVAWPNDKIKFV; from the exons ATGGACTCCACATCAGCTGCTGATAACATAAGGGAAGATGCTGTGAGCAAGGTTTTGGGAAAAGACAAACCTGGACGAGTAAGGGGCTTTGGTAGAGGGATTACAGCTAATAAGCTAGCATATCTGCAATTTAGAGACGCTAAGATTGCAGAAATGAAAAGTGAGATTGAAGATTTAAAGGGGATGGTGCGAGAATTAGCTGAGAAGAAG AAAAGTAATGTTGATGCTGAAACATCTGAGAGTAGTGGTGGATTCAAAGAAGGAGTCAGAGTACAAATACTGGATTGGATTGAATCAGAGGATGTTGTTGTTGGTGAAGGAGAATTCTGCTCTGCTGAACCGAAGTACAAAATTGGTCGTATACCAATTGGTCCTAATGCAGTGGCTATCGTAGTTAAGTATGCACTAAGCGCATCAGCTTCACTCTGGAGGCCTACTACGGATGTGTTAACTCTTGATGAAGCTGTGGGATACAAGATATCTTGGCCAATGGATAAAGTGATTTTGGATAAGGATCCAAACTGTTCTGAAGATTTATCTAtg CAAAGCAAGGAAGGTGAATATCGAAGATGCAAGATATATGATTGGACCAATGATGAGGACGAGGTCATTGCTGAAGGTCTCGTGTGCTCTTCAAAATCCAAAGACATGGTTAACAACATACCTCTGGGTCCCAATGCTGTTAGTGTCGAAGTAGTGAAGGTGTTCAATGATCAAGCATATTTGTGGAGGCCAACCGCTGATATGTTCTTGATTGGTGATGCACTTAGCGAGAAAATAGCATGGCCAGTCCTAAAGGTTGAAGTCATGCCTACACCCGCTACAGAAGTAACACCAACTAAATGTGCAGGGAAGAAAATAGCATCACCTTCGAAGCCAGCCAAGAAAAAAGCAGTG AGTCCAGGCAGCACTAGTTCGACCAGAAGTCCGAAGCAGAAGTGCACTCTCTTGGATTGCAACAACTCTGGACGTAAGGTAGCTGAAGGAAGGGTAGCTTCAACGGATCCGAATGAGTTGTGCCACTTTGTACCCCTAGGTCCAAATGCAAGCAAGGTGTGGATTGATGTGGCTAAGATCGGTGATGCAAAAGTCTGGAGGCCAAATTCAGAGATTGAATACATATCTGATGCAATGGGTTCGGTTGTGGCATGGCCAAATGACAAAATCAAGTTTGTCTAA
- the LOC106432637 gene encoding protein bfr2-like produces the protein MAKTRGGLVGSRRSRRNLGLEVVDQEDKAPQLKVKKRTAKKMASPKKNLVLTPTRRSSRIKKVAAEDDYIEDVTPPDDDEDDEVEDVTPEDKDDQAEKSMSEEDKDDEEDVNGKEDEEDGDNEEEPANMEDDGVLNEKGNEEEACEEEARDMEEDGTAQDDEIPSTEGVELAGEEIMVTFNDIGEHVGPGSVTLSSFLGPLVREHVPVTLADWRKLDAATKATMWEEIQGRFNLQEEWQKAVIFKQLGNVWRAGKSRLVSQVRVAKTAAERIALKPSNIPSLQLWNTWVKSKTTKSFTETSNKYRAMRRNQIPHTTSRKGMLRLADDMVKE, from the exons ATGGCAAAGACAAGAGGAGGACTAGTTGGTTCTCGTCGGAGTAGACGTAATCTAGGCTTGGAGGTAGTAGATCAAGAGGACAAGGCACCGCAACTAAAAGTGAAGAAAAGAACAGCAAAGAAAATGGCTTCCCCTAAAAAGAATTTAGTTTTAACGCCAACGAGAAGAAGTAGTAGAATCAAGAAAGTGGCTGCTGAAGATGATTACATAGAAGATGTAACACCACCTGACGATGATGAG GATGATGAAGTAGAAGATGTAACACCCGAAGATAAGGATGATCAGGCTGAGAAGTCAATGtctgaagaagataaagacgaCGAAGAGGATGTCAATGGgaaagaggatgaagaagatggcgat aatgaagaagaaccGGCCAATATGGAAGATGATGGAGTTCTTAATGAGAAAGGGAACGAAGAGGaagcttgcgaagaagaagcTCGCGATATGGAAGAAGATGGCACTGCGCAAGATGATGAGATTCCTAGTACTGAAGGAGTTGAGCTAGCAGGGGaggaa ATTATGGTCACATTCAATGACATTGGTGAGCATGTTGGACCTGGTTCAGTAACACTATCGTCGTTTCTTGGTCCTCTTGTGAGGGAACATGTTCCGGTTACACTTGCCGATTGGAGAAAACTTGATGCAGCGACTAAAGCAACAATGTGGGAAGAAATTcag GGGAGGTTTAACTTGCAAGAAGAGTGGCAGAAAGCTGTTATTTTCAAGCAGCTGGGAAATGTGTGGAGGGCTGGGAAGTCGAGGCTGGTGTCACAAGTACGTGTGGCGAAGACTGCAGCTGAGAGAATAGCTTTAAAACCGAGCAACATCCCATCCCTTCAACTGTGGAACACTTGGGTTAAGAGTAAGACTACCAAATCTTTCACA GAAACGAGTAACAAGTACAGAGCGATGAGAAGAAATCAGATTCCTCACACCACCAGCCGCAAAGGAATGCTTCGTTTAGCTGATGATATGGTAAAAGAGTAG
- the LOC125580069 gene encoding glutathione S-transferase T3-like translates to MDSPSSKHLYFISESNSQQPNTSFSFLNREPSIEVTSSDAKWAEDDTEDEHTVSDRKERRKWSPTEDIALISAWLNTSKDPVVGMSRKQSCFGNGLQAILHPVQRLLVCKREGQHNVNKARKKKSSGQSEDDVLKMAHEIFFKVKFTLEHAWLELRHDQKWCGASETKDKVSSKRRKLNDQSQQSASSVPGCDGEDEASARPIGVKAAKGKGKSKAKTSDKAVEFQGIWEIKQRDFELKEKLNKQKLLDSLIAKTELLDELEISLKNKLITDMLLS, encoded by the exons ATGGATTCACCATCATCAAAACATCTGTATTTTATTTCAGAAAGCAACAG TCAGCAACCAAACACCTCCTTCTCCTTTCTAAATCGTGAACCTAGTATAGAAGTCACCTCCTCGGATGCAAAATGGGCTGAAGATGATACTGAAGATGAACACACCGTGTCTGACCGTAAAGAAAGACGGAAATGGTCTCCAACTGAAGATATTGCGCTCATCAGTGCTTGGCTTAACACCTCCAAAGATCCGGTGGTGGGAATGAGCAGAAAGCAATCGTGTTTTGGAAACGGATTACAGGCTATTTTGCATCCTGTCCAAAGGTTGCTGGTTTGCAAAAGAGAGGGGCAACACAATGTAAACAAAG CTAGGAAAAAGAAATCCAGTGGGCAGAGTGAGGATGATGTATTAAAAATGGCTCATGAAATATTCTTCAAGGTCAAGTTTACCCTCGAGCATGCTTGGTTAGAACTTCGCCATGATCAGAAATGGTGTGGTGCTTCAGAGACTAAAGACAAGGTAAgctcaaaaagaagaaaattgaaTGATCAGTCCCAACAGTCAGCGTCTTCTGTGCCAGGGTGCGATGGTGAGGATGAAGCATCGGCTCGGCCCATTGGTGTCAAAGCAGCAAAGGGCAAAGGTAAAAGCAAGGCAAAGACTTCGGACAAGGCAGTGGAGTTTCAGGGCATCTGGGAGATAAAGCAAAGGGATTTTGAGTTAAAGGAGAAGCTTAACAAGCAAAAGTTGCTTGATAGCCTCATTGCCAAGACAGAGCTTCTAGATGAACTAGAAATCTCTTTGAAAAACAAACTAATAACTGACATGTTGTTAAGTTAG
- the LOC106432655 gene encoding protein STRUBBELIG-RECEPTOR FAMILY 7, with protein sequence MKENHWVGLALFMLCIVGFKPSLILAATNASDTSALNFMFSAMNSPGQLSHWTSSSGGDPCEQNWKGITCFGSRVTQIKLSGLGLSGSLGYALDNLTSVTELDLSNNNLGGDLPYQLPPNLERLNLASNQFTGSLPYSVSQMTPLKYLNLAHNQLKQLSIDFTKLTSLSILDLSSNTITGSLPNSMSSLTSAKSIYLQNNQFSGTIDVLATLPLENLNIANNQFTGWIPDSLKGINLQKDGNPLSSGPAPPPPPGTPPIHRSPTPKSGKGGSSSNNGDSSSSSNSDSSKSGIGAGGIAGIVISLLVVTAVVAFFLIKKRRSKKTSSTDIERTDNINQPQPFTLASNDLHQENKAIQNPPLVETKKLDTSLSMNLRPPPAERHKSFDEDDSMPRKPIVTKKPAVVLPSNVKAYTVADLQIATNSFSVDNLLGEGTFGRVYRAQFDDRKVLAVKKIDSSALPTDTAADDFTEIVSKIACLDHENVTKLDGYCCEHGQHLVIYEFYRNGSLHDFLHLSEEESKPLIWNPRVKIALGTARALEYLHEVCSPSIVHKNIKSANILLDSELSPHLSDAGLASFLPTANELLNQNDEGYNAPEVSMSDQYSLKSDVYSFGVVMLELLTGRKPFDSTRSRSEQSLVRWATPQLHDIDALGKMVDPALKGLYPVKSLSRFADVIALCVQPEPEFRPPMSEVVQALVVLVQRANMSKRTVGVGSGSSGANDYM encoded by the exons atgaaggagaATCACTGGGTGGGTTTGGCTCTGTTTATGCTCTGCATTGTTGGGTTTAAGCCAAGTCTCATCCTTGCAGCCACTAATGCATCTGACA CTTCGGCGTTAAACTTCATGTTCAGCGCCATGAACTCTCCAGGACAGCTGTCACACTGGACATCATCATCAGGAGGTGATCCTTGTGAACAAAACTGGAAAGGCATTACATGCTTTGGCTCACGAGTTACTCAAAT AAAGTTATCAGGTCTTGGCCTCTCTGGATCACTAGGCTACGCGCTTGATAATTTGACTTCTGTTACTGAGCT TGATCTAAGCAACAATAACCTTGGAGGGGACTTGCCGTATCAGCTTCCTCCAAATCTGGAGAGATT GAATCTTGCTAGTAACCAGTTCACTGGATCTCTTCCGTATTCGGTTTCTCAAATGACACCTCTCAAGTACCT CAATCTTGCTCACAACCAGCTTAAGCAGCTGTCTATTGACTTCACTAAACTCACCTCCCTCTCTATCTT GGACCTCTCTTCCAATACCATCACAGGCTCTCTTCCAAACTCAATGAGCTCTCTTACAAGTGCAAAGTCAAT TTATCTTCAGAACAATCAGTTCTCAGGCACCATTGATGTCTTAGCCACCCTTCCTCTCGAAAATTT GAACATTGCAAACAATCAGTTCACAGGCTGGATCCCTGATTCTTTGAAGGGCATTAACTTGCA AAAAGATGGCAATCCACTCAGTTCCGGGCCTGCACCTCCACCACCTCCTGGCACACCTCCCATCCATAGATCACCTACTCCTAAATCCGGTAAAGGAGGATCCAGCAGTAACAATGGTGATTCAAGCAGTAGCAGCAATAGTGATTCCAGCAAGTCAGGGATTGGAGCTGGTGGCATAGCAGGAATAGTCATCTCATTGTTAGTTGTAACAGCAGtggtagctttcttcttgaTCAAGAAGAGAAGATCAAAGAAGACATCCTCCACAGACATTGAAAGGACTGATAACATTAACCAACCTCAACCCTTCACACTCGCTTCAAACGACCTTCATCAAG AGAATAAGGCTATACAGAATCCACCATTGGTTGAGACAAAGAAACTAGACACTTCATTGTCGATGAACCTACGCCCTCCACCAGCTGAGAGACACAAGTCATTTGATGAAGATGATTCAATGCCGAGAAAGCCTATTGTTACAAAGAAACCTGCTGTTGTCCTTCCTTCAAATGTGAAGGCCTATACGGTTGCAGATCTTCAAATAGCTACCAATAGTTTCAGCGTCGATAACCTTCTCGGTGAAGGGACTTTCGGAAGAGTGTACAGAGCTCAGTTTGAtgatagaaag GTACTTGCTGTGAAGAAGATAGACTCGTCTGCGCTTCCCACTGACACGGCGGCTGATGATTTTACGGAGATAGTATCGAAAATTGCGTGTTTGGATCATGAGAACGTGACGAAGCTTGATGGTTACTGTTGTGAACATGGACAGCACTTGGTGATCTACGAGTTTTATAGAAACGGCTCGTTGCATGACTTTTTGCATCTTTCGGAAGAGGAAAGCAAGCCGTTGATATGGAACCCTCGTGTGAAGATCGCTCTTGGCACTGCACGTGCATTGGA GTACTTGCATGAAGTTTGTTCACCATCTATAGTCCACAAGAACATCAAATCAGCGAATATTTTACTTGACTCAGAGCTGAGCCCTCACCTCTCAGACGCTGGTCTCGCTAGCTTCCTCCCTACTGCGAATGAG CTACTGAACCAAAACGATGAAGGGTACAACGCACCAGAAGTTTCAATGTCAGACCAATACTCTCTGAAGAGCGATGTGTACAGTTTTGGAGTAGTGATGCTTGAGCTTTTAACCGGAAGAAAACCATTTGACAg CACAAGGTCAAGATCTGAACAGTCATTGGTGAGATGGGCAACACCTCAGCTTCACGACATTGATGCATTGGGGAAAATGGTTGATCCAGCTCTCAAAGGGCTTTACCCTGTTAAATCTCTATCACGATTTGCAGATGTTATTGCACTTTGCGTTCAG CCGGAGCCAGAGTTTAGACCACCGATGTCTGAAGTGGTGCAGGCGTTGGTTGTGTTGGTGCAGAGAGCCAACATGAGCAAGAGAACAGTCGGAGTCGGGTCTGGTAGCTCTGGAGCTAATGATTACATGTAA